The Chaetodon auriga isolate fChaAug3 chromosome 3, fChaAug3.hap1, whole genome shotgun sequence genome has a window encoding:
- the ttc22 gene encoding tetratricopeptide repeat protein 22 isoform X2, which translates to MEADSTEDIESLMEDMDYIPGHFHLDLNLNCDPVGPVKLRHRDTYLKQESLRGELEAEAGYLQYAVRNLLGLLAFHLEQLDAAEEIFRSICKEDPGNLNAWANLGYVYDKLKRELDAGECVEKVSHLMGLDAGEASQEEARLLAARCLAEQAYAHPYDVDLDSEDDLREKLTAALTLYNRALDYGGQLIPTEEKRSWYFKMATIYIRLDDIVKTKEDSEYSRLSHYNNGLKLLKETLESEKTRNKALAWCYIGIMLERKEEFTTVPMSIHDCGYSASDPLSCYGTAINLASDDAFTLNLLAKVFFLLGKHEMATGICNMALNVLPDPELNWQAYCTRAKINMVLYVRDLEKAKHGQGGIPDRQKLTEARKDLDKVLTVRPCLRTHLEMAQVYYYMGVDALQESLLVDEGAVNSALVSLSHALQFELGDSLLDLHVLRGRCLLLKGEEQNAADCFKRAVELERPHSTDTTALRCLLQALLALFMQAGPDPSLAITQMELWVQKAEERYPGDIVKAELRCLYRTHTAEVTELSRALISTGRLDLVRRLLETVVPKQQVKKKAVAKSFSCI; encoded by the exons atggaggcagacagcacagaggacattGAGTCTCTCATGGAAGACATGGACTACATCCCAGGCCACTTCCACCTGGACCTCAACCTCAACTGTGATCCTGTTGGGCCTGTAAAGCTGAGACACAGGGACACTTACCTGAAACAGGAGAGCCTGCGAGGTGAGCTGGAGGCCGAAGCAGGATATCTACAGTACGCTGTCCGAAACCTTCTGGGCCTGCTGGCTTTTCACCTGGAACAGCTGGACGCAGCTGAGGAAATATTCAG AAGCATTTGTAAAGAAGACCCTGGTAACCTCAACGCCTGGGCCAACCTGGGCTATGTGTACGACAAATTGAAGAGAGAACTGGATGCAGGGGAGTGTGTTGAGAAAGTGTCCCACCTTATGGGCTTAGATGCTGGAGAGGCCTCTCAGGAAGAGGCCAGGCTCCTGGCGGCTCGTTGCCTGGCCGAGCAGGCCTACGCGCATCCCTATGATGTGGATCTGGACAGTGAGGACGACCTGAGAGAGAAGCTGACGGCAGCACTTACACTATACAACAGAGCCCTGGACTATGGGGGTCAACTG aTACCAACAGAGGAAAAACGAAGCTGGTATTTTAAAATGGCAACCATCTATATCAG ACTGGACGACATAGTAAAGACCAAAGAGGACTCTGAATACTCCAGACTCTCCCACTACAATAATGGACTGAAGCTTCTGAAAGAAACACTAGAGTCTGAGAAAACACGAAACAAAG CTCTTGCCTGGTGTTATATTGGCATCATGttggagaggaaagaagagttCACCACTGTGCCCATGTCCATCCATGACTGTGGTTACTCAGCCTCTGATCCTCTGTCCTGCTATGGAACT GCCATAAACTTAGCCAGTGATGATGCATTCACCCTGAACCTTCTGGCAAAGGTCTTCTTCCTGTTGGGCAAACATGAGATGGCCACAGGTATCTGCAACATGGCCCTGAACGTGCTCCCAGACCCAGAGCTCAACTGGCAGGCCTACTGCACCCGTGCCAAG ATCAATATGGTGCTCTATGTCAGAGACCTGGAGAAGGCAAAACATGGTCAGGGTGGAATCCCAGACCGACAGAAGCTAACTGAGGCCAGAAAAGACTTGGACAAGGTCCTGACTGTACGTCCATGTCTGCGCACTCATCTAGAGATGGCACAG GTGTACTACTACATGGGTGTAGATGCACTCCAGGAGAGTCTTTTGGTGGATGAGGGGGCAGTGAACAGTGCATTGGTGAGTCTGTCCCATGCCCTCCAGTTTGAACTGGGTGACAGCTTGCTGGACCTCCATGTCCTCAGAGGACGCTGCCTCCTGCTGAagggagaggagcagaatgCTGCAGACTGCTTTAAACGTGCCGTGGAGTTAGAGAGACCgcacagcacagacaccacAGCCCTGCGCTGCCTCCTACAGGCCCTCCTGGCTCTGTTCATGCAGGCGGGTCCCGACCCCAGTCTTGCCATCACCCAAATGGAGCTGTGGGTGCAAAAGGCAGAAGAGAGGTATCCTGGGGACATCGTGAAGGCTGAGCTCAGGTGCCTTTACAGGACTCACACAGCAGAGGTCACAGAGTTATCCAGGGCTCTGATCAGCACAGGCAGGCTGGACTTAGTGAGGAGACTACTGGAGACAGTGGTGCCAAAACAGCAGGTTAAGAAGAAAGCAGTGGCAAAGTCTTTCTCCTGTATATGA
- the ttc22 gene encoding tetratricopeptide repeat protein 22 isoform X1: MVDEEEQEVMEADSTEDIESLMEDMDYIPGHFHLDLNLNCDPVGPVKLRHRDTYLKQESLRGELEAEAGYLQYAVRNLLGLLAFHLEQLDAAEEIFRSICKEDPGNLNAWANLGYVYDKLKRELDAGECVEKVSHLMGLDAGEASQEEARLLAARCLAEQAYAHPYDVDLDSEDDLREKLTAALTLYNRALDYGGQLIPTEEKRSWYFKMATIYIRLDDIVKTKEDSEYSRLSHYNNGLKLLKETLESEKTRNKALAWCYIGIMLERKEEFTTVPMSIHDCGYSASDPLSCYGTAINLASDDAFTLNLLAKVFFLLGKHEMATGICNMALNVLPDPELNWQAYCTRAKINMVLYVRDLEKAKHGQGGIPDRQKLTEARKDLDKVLTVRPCLRTHLEMAQVYYYMGVDALQESLLVDEGAVNSALVSLSHALQFELGDSLLDLHVLRGRCLLLKGEEQNAADCFKRAVELERPHSTDTTALRCLLQALLALFMQAGPDPSLAITQMELWVQKAEERYPGDIVKAELRCLYRTHTAEVTELSRALISTGRLDLVRRLLETVVPKQQVKKKAVAKSFSCI; this comes from the exons atg gtggatgaagaggagcaggaggtcatggaggcagacagcacagaggacattGAGTCTCTCATGGAAGACATGGACTACATCCCAGGCCACTTCCACCTGGACCTCAACCTCAACTGTGATCCTGTTGGGCCTGTAAAGCTGAGACACAGGGACACTTACCTGAAACAGGAGAGCCTGCGAGGTGAGCTGGAGGCCGAAGCAGGATATCTACAGTACGCTGTCCGAAACCTTCTGGGCCTGCTGGCTTTTCACCTGGAACAGCTGGACGCAGCTGAGGAAATATTCAG AAGCATTTGTAAAGAAGACCCTGGTAACCTCAACGCCTGGGCCAACCTGGGCTATGTGTACGACAAATTGAAGAGAGAACTGGATGCAGGGGAGTGTGTTGAGAAAGTGTCCCACCTTATGGGCTTAGATGCTGGAGAGGCCTCTCAGGAAGAGGCCAGGCTCCTGGCGGCTCGTTGCCTGGCCGAGCAGGCCTACGCGCATCCCTATGATGTGGATCTGGACAGTGAGGACGACCTGAGAGAGAAGCTGACGGCAGCACTTACACTATACAACAGAGCCCTGGACTATGGGGGTCAACTG aTACCAACAGAGGAAAAACGAAGCTGGTATTTTAAAATGGCAACCATCTATATCAG ACTGGACGACATAGTAAAGACCAAAGAGGACTCTGAATACTCCAGACTCTCCCACTACAATAATGGACTGAAGCTTCTGAAAGAAACACTAGAGTCTGAGAAAACACGAAACAAAG CTCTTGCCTGGTGTTATATTGGCATCATGttggagaggaaagaagagttCACCACTGTGCCCATGTCCATCCATGACTGTGGTTACTCAGCCTCTGATCCTCTGTCCTGCTATGGAACT GCCATAAACTTAGCCAGTGATGATGCATTCACCCTGAACCTTCTGGCAAAGGTCTTCTTCCTGTTGGGCAAACATGAGATGGCCACAGGTATCTGCAACATGGCCCTGAACGTGCTCCCAGACCCAGAGCTCAACTGGCAGGCCTACTGCACCCGTGCCAAG ATCAATATGGTGCTCTATGTCAGAGACCTGGAGAAGGCAAAACATGGTCAGGGTGGAATCCCAGACCGACAGAAGCTAACTGAGGCCAGAAAAGACTTGGACAAGGTCCTGACTGTACGTCCATGTCTGCGCACTCATCTAGAGATGGCACAG GTGTACTACTACATGGGTGTAGATGCACTCCAGGAGAGTCTTTTGGTGGATGAGGGGGCAGTGAACAGTGCATTGGTGAGTCTGTCCCATGCCCTCCAGTTTGAACTGGGTGACAGCTTGCTGGACCTCCATGTCCTCAGAGGACGCTGCCTCCTGCTGAagggagaggagcagaatgCTGCAGACTGCTTTAAACGTGCCGTGGAGTTAGAGAGACCgcacagcacagacaccacAGCCCTGCGCTGCCTCCTACAGGCCCTCCTGGCTCTGTTCATGCAGGCGGGTCCCGACCCCAGTCTTGCCATCACCCAAATGGAGCTGTGGGTGCAAAAGGCAGAAGAGAGGTATCCTGGGGACATCGTGAAGGCTGAGCTCAGGTGCCTTTACAGGACTCACACAGCAGAGGTCACAGAGTTATCCAGGGCTCTGATCAGCACAGGCAGGCTGGACTTAGTGAGGAGACTACTGGAGACAGTGGTGCCAAAACAGCAGGTTAAGAAGAAAGCAGTGGCAAAGTCTTTCTCCTGTATATGA
- the ttc4 gene encoding tetratricopeptide repeat protein 4 yields MASSEVQYESDDGMDEFMDKFKTERYKNGFSENNWEEEFNKVPMFMKTAPEEIDPKVYPELACLQAIIHDEDRPPQEQAKSLKDEGNAFFKEKNYQKAILSYTAGLKKKCGDQELDTVLLTNRAAAHFHLGNMRSALNDATAAKKIKPDHLKALIRGVQCCVELRMFAEAIQWCDEGLKAHPTDKKLQELRAAADKHKRAAERDARKAKAKEKKMHSEKEALLAAIKDRGIKLLQPAQPRQRGSDSEDEDEGSSAAISQLSLDGLSSQEVTGAQVFLDEQGSLHWPVLFLYPEHQQSDFISAFCENNCFIDHLAVMFGEELPPWDTDRKYHPQNLQLYFEDEQKETLYQVDPETPLLKVLQHKRFFVKAGTPSFIALVNGSSFGKQFLTGKKIQGL; encoded by the exons ATGGCGTCCTCGGAGGTGCAGTATGAGAGCGACGATGGCATGGACGAGTTCATGGACAAATTCAAGACCGAGAGATATAAAAATGGCTTCTCTGAAAACAACTGGGAAGAG GAGTTTAACAAAGTCCCCATGTTCATGAAAACAGCCCCTGAAGAGATTGACCCCAAAGTATACCCAGAACTAGCTTGTCTACAGGCCATCATCCATGATGAAGATCGACCCCCACAAG AGCAAGCAAAGAGCCTGAAGGACGAGGGAAATGCGTTTTTCAAAGAGAAGAACTACCAAAAGGCCATACTGTCCTACACAGCAGGTTTGAAGAAGAAATGTGGCGACCAGGAACTGGACACTGTCCTCCTCACCAACCGAGCCGCAGCGCACTTCCACCTGG GTAACATGCGCTCCGCACTGAATGATGCAACAGCTGCAAAGAAGATCAAACCAGACCACCTTAAAGCCTTGATCAGAG GTGTTCAGTGTTGTGTAGAGCTGCGCATGTTTGCAGAGGCCATCCAGTGGTGTGATGAGGGACTCAAGGCCCATCCCACTGacaagaagctgcaggagctgagaGCGGCAGCAGATAAACACAAG agagcagcagagagagatgcCAGGAAGGCCAAggccaaagaaaaaaagatgcacaGTGAGAAAGAAGCTCTTCTGGCTGCTATAAAG GACCGAGGCATCAAGCTCCTCCAGCCTGCGCAGCCCCGTCAGCGTGGTTCAGacagtgaggatgaagatgaaggctCCTCAGCAGCGATATCACAGCTGAGCCTGGACGGCCTCAGCTCTCAGGAGGTGACAGGCGCTCAGGTCTTCCTGGACGAGCAGGGCTCCCTGCACTGGCCTGTTCTCTTCCTCTACCCTGAGCACCAGCAGAGTGACttcatctctgctttctgtgagAATAACTG TTTCATAGATCACCTGGCAGTCATGTTTGGAGAAGAACTTCCACCTTGGGACACGGACAGAAAATACCACCCACAAAatttgcag CTGTACTTTgaagatgaacagaaggagacaCTCTACCAAGTGGACCCAGAGACGCCACTTTTAAAAGTGTTGCAGCATAAAAG GTTTTTTGTCAAGGCGGGCACTCCCAGTTTCATCGCTCTGGTAAATGGTTCGTCGTTTGGGAAGCAGTTTTTAACAGGGAAGAAAATACAAGGATTGTGA
- the LOC143317987 gene encoding cornifelin-like, which translates to MADKPLTDWSSGLLDCFEDASTCCYGFWCCPCLACTVSGRFGENNCLPLCDICSPAIAAAFGIPLCAPPAVLSLRAAIRNRYGIKGSLCKDIAISCFCTWCSWCQMHRELKHRKKVPTVINVHAETTVNMQPAPVMMMMHANPPQTGFMNQAGVIVTA; encoded by the exons ATGGCAGACAAGCCCTTGACAGACTGGAGCAGCGGTCTTCTCGACTGCTTTGAGGACGCCAGTACTT GCTGCTATGGCTTCTGGTGCTGCCCCTGCCTCGCCTGCACAGTTTCAGGAAGATTTGGAGAGAACAACTGCCTTCCATTATGCGACATATGCAGCCCTGCCATAGCAGCAGCCTTTGGGATACCTCTGTGTGCTCCTCCTGCCGTCTTGTCTCTAAGGGCTGCCATTCGAAACAGATATGGTATCAAG GGCTCTCTCTGTAAGGACATTGCAATTTCCTGCTTCTGCACGTGGTGCTCCTGGTGTCAGATGCATCGCGAGCTGAAACATCGCAAAAAAGTCCCCACCGTCATCAACGTGCACGCTGAAACCACTGTCAACATGCAGCCAGCgccagtgatgatgatgatgcatgcAAATCCACCCCAAACTGGTTTTATGAACCAAGCAGGGGTCATCGTGACGGCATAA